From one Microbacterium aurum genomic stretch:
- a CDS encoding ABC transporter ATP-binding protein: MNTGTQSLAAEPPGQPSVAVAVRELRKTFPGVVAVDEVSFSVRVGEVFCLLGPNGAGKTTTVECLAGALTPDAGRVEVLGLDPAKDRAQVRELVGYQMQASVLPATLRVEEAAKLFASFYPAPIAIEELLQTVGLKDQRKRAFGKLSGGEKQRLSIALALVGSPRIVVLDELTTGLDPQGRRSVWHLIEQIKARGVTIILVSHYLDEVQRLADRLAIIAAGRTQFVGTPAELRAAAAVRSHATQTLEDAYLTFLDTIDPSNAGRAA; this comes from the coding sequence ATGAACACCGGCACGCAGAGCCTCGCGGCGGAACCACCAGGCCAGCCCTCGGTCGCCGTGGCCGTCCGCGAACTGCGCAAGACGTTTCCGGGGGTTGTGGCTGTCGATGAGGTCAGCTTCTCTGTCCGGGTCGGGGAGGTGTTCTGCCTGCTCGGCCCCAACGGTGCCGGCAAGACCACCACGGTGGAATGCCTCGCCGGAGCCCTCACCCCCGACGCGGGCCGGGTCGAGGTGCTTGGCCTCGACCCGGCGAAGGACCGCGCTCAGGTGCGTGAGCTCGTGGGGTATCAGATGCAGGCGTCGGTCCTTCCCGCCACGTTGCGGGTGGAAGAAGCGGCAAAGCTGTTCGCCTCGTTCTATCCAGCGCCGATCGCGATTGAGGAGCTGCTGCAAACGGTCGGGCTCAAGGATCAGCGGAAGCGGGCCTTCGGCAAGCTCTCCGGCGGCGAGAAGCAGCGGCTCTCCATCGCCCTCGCGCTGGTTGGCTCGCCGCGCATCGTCGTGCTGGACGAACTCACCACCGGCCTCGACCCGCAGGGACGACGCAGCGTCTGGCACCTCATCGAGCAGATCAAAGCTCGTGGGGTCACCATCATCTTGGTCTCCCACTACCTCGACGAGGTGCAACGACTGGCCGACCGGCTCGCCATCATCGCCGCTGGGCGAACCCAGTTCGTCGGAACGCCGGCGGAACTCCGAGCCGCCGCCGCGGTCAGGTCGCACGCCACGCAGACCCTTGAGGACGCCTACCTCACCTTCCTCGACACAATCGACCCGAGCAACGCCGGGAGAGCAGCATGA
- a CDS encoding ABC transporter permease, producing MSALTTLTVTEARLFLRNPTSVFMALLLPSLLLLLQGFAIPGTMDPIRSDNPALVGLRVIDFFVPISITVALLSVAVTNYPSAIAAYRDSGVLRRLDVTPVGARRVLFAQWLVSAATFVAAILMTALLARAAFGASAPRSVALVAAVIGIGTLAMMAVGSLIAATAGNAQVAYGVGMLVFMACLFTAGMWTPGPMMTPAMQLITGFTPLGAMSQALTSAWYQGTADIVAYIVMSVWAVLCGLISVRAFRWR from the coding sequence ATGAGCGCCCTCACAACGTTGACCGTGACCGAGGCACGGCTGTTCCTGCGAAATCCGACCAGCGTGTTCATGGCGCTGCTGCTGCCCTCGTTGCTTCTGCTGCTCCAAGGGTTCGCCATCCCGGGCACGATGGACCCCATCAGGAGTGACAACCCCGCCCTGGTGGGGTTGCGGGTGATCGACTTCTTCGTCCCGATCTCGATCACCGTCGCACTGTTGAGCGTCGCCGTCACCAACTATCCATCCGCTATCGCGGCGTACCGCGATAGCGGCGTGCTCCGGCGCCTCGATGTCACACCAGTGGGCGCGCGCCGGGTGCTGTTCGCGCAGTGGTTGGTCAGCGCTGCCACGTTCGTCGCGGCAATCCTCATGACCGCTCTGCTCGCTCGGGCCGCTTTCGGCGCCTCCGCCCCACGAAGCGTTGCCCTGGTCGCCGCGGTCATCGGCATCGGGACCCTCGCCATGATGGCCGTGGGATCGCTGATCGCGGCGACCGCCGGGAATGCCCAGGTCGCGTACGGGGTCGGGATGCTGGTCTTCATGGCTTGTTTGTTCACCGCAGGTATGTGGACGCCCGGACCCATGATGACCCCGGCGATGCAGTTGATCACCGGCTTCACCCCGCTCGGCGCGATGAGCCAGGCGCTGACCTCTGCCTGGTACCAGGGAACCGCCGACATCGTCGCGTACATCGTCATGTCCGTCTGGGCAGTGCTCTGCGGGCTCATCTCGGTGAGAGCATTCCGATGGCGATAG